From one Henriciella marina DSM 19595 genomic stretch:
- a CDS encoding penicillin-binding protein 1A, which yields MSEQSVWKRYLTWKLARRVAIGIFIIGALCFVALVLWVAALSRDLPSHERLADYEPPITSRVHAGDGTLIAEFAEEHRVFVPIESMPDHVTQAFVAAEDKKFFEHDGLDYVGILRGAINSAQIKLSGSDGNLQGGSTITQQVAKNMLLTRDQRIERKVKEAIIARRMENTFTKDQILELYLNEIYLGVRAYGVGSAALIYFNKSLPELSLSEAAVLASLAKAPSTVNPYRRPQRLLARRNYVLNRMLEDGYITEEEAEEAKSQPLEVVDRLRGPEYAAATYFVQELRRDLIEEYGEEALERGGLSIRTTLDTQMQLAAQNALQSGLETYDRRHGYRGPFTSVDASGDVAGQLQEVERPAGFGDWEAGMVRDISGEGAVIVLNDGRTTSIPDEDVRWANSWDRPDGGEGLARGDVILVDVERTEELKPGAEAPAEGELRNEEDWIAVPSETATLKQVPAVEGAIVALDPHTGRVLAMVGGYSFFKSPFNRVTQGMRQPGSAFKPFVYAAALENGYTPSTQILDSPFVYFDQVTGQTWKPQNYSAGRSYGEVTMRTALERSFNQVTARVAVDIGMEDVSELAERFGLYDDLPAYPAMALGSGDTTPWRMARGYAAFVNGGKEVTPTLLDRVQDRHGQTLYRHDKRACEGCVSESWDGETPPELADDREQLIDPVIAYQVVHMLEGVVERGTARRAASLNKPLAGKTGTTNDYFDALFYGFSPDLVVGVWVGFDQPRTLGNGEAGGSVALPVFVNFMKEALEDAPAMPFRIPPGVRLVSVDHDTGGLPTSRSGEVIVEAFRPGTEPGAVFDEDDGFSISGNQGASMFGGNDTADPSAEGFGDNPPEEDDVADENLGGIY from the coding sequence ATGAGTGAACAGTCGGTCTGGAAGCGTTATCTGACGTGGAAGCTTGCCCGCCGCGTGGCGATCGGGATCTTTATCATCGGTGCGCTCTGCTTCGTCGCGCTGGTTCTCTGGGTCGCCGCTCTGTCGCGGGACCTGCCATCGCATGAGCGTCTTGCCGACTATGAGCCACCGATTACCTCGCGGGTTCATGCCGGCGACGGGACGCTGATTGCCGAGTTTGCCGAAGAGCACCGGGTCTTCGTGCCGATCGAATCCATGCCCGACCACGTAACCCAGGCCTTCGTCGCCGCCGAAGACAAGAAGTTCTTCGAGCATGATGGTCTCGACTATGTCGGCATCCTGCGCGGGGCGATCAATTCGGCCCAGATCAAGCTTTCGGGCAGCGATGGCAACCTGCAGGGCGGGTCCACGATCACCCAGCAGGTCGCCAAGAACATGTTGCTGACGCGCGACCAGCGCATCGAGCGCAAGGTCAAGGAAGCGATCATTGCACGCCGCATGGAAAACACCTTCACCAAGGACCAGATTCTCGAGCTTTATCTCAATGAGATCTATCTTGGCGTGCGGGCTTACGGCGTCGGCTCTGCCGCTCTGATCTATTTCAACAAGTCGCTTCCAGAGCTTAGCCTGTCGGAAGCGGCCGTTCTGGCATCGCTTGCCAAGGCGCCATCGACGGTAAACCCCTATCGCCGCCCGCAACGTCTTCTGGCCCGCCGCAACTATGTCCTCAACCGTATGCTGGAAGACGGCTACATAACTGAGGAAGAGGCTGAAGAGGCAAAGTCCCAGCCGCTTGAAGTCGTGGACCGCCTGCGTGGCCCCGAATACGCCGCGGCGACCTATTTCGTTCAGGAGCTTCGCCGCGACCTTATCGAGGAGTATGGCGAAGAAGCGCTTGAGCGCGGCGGGCTTTCGATCCGCACCACGCTGGATACACAGATGCAGCTTGCCGCCCAGAATGCGCTTCAGTCAGGCCTTGAGACCTATGACCGCCGCCATGGCTATCGCGGCCCCTTCACTTCGGTGGATGCGTCCGGCGATGTTGCGGGCCAACTCCAGGAAGTTGAACGCCCCGCCGGCTTTGGTGACTGGGAAGCCGGCATGGTCCGGGACATCTCCGGCGAGGGCGCGGTAATTGTGCTCAATGATGGCCGCACGACCAGCATTCCGGATGAAGATGTCCGCTGGGCAAATAGCTGGGACCGCCCGGATGGCGGCGAAGGTCTTGCGCGCGGCGATGTCATTCTCGTCGATGTCGAGCGTACCGAAGAGCTGAAGCCGGGCGCTGAAGCCCCGGCCGAGGGCGAGCTTCGCAATGAAGAAGACTGGATTGCGGTGCCTTCCGAAACGGCGACCTTGAAACAGGTGCCTGCGGTCGAGGGCGCCATCGTGGCGCTTGATCCGCATACCGGGCGCGTGCTGGCAATGGTCGGCGGCTATTCCTTCTTCAAGAGCCCGTTCAACCGGGTCACGCAAGGCATGCGTCAACCAGGGTCCGCCTTCAAACCGTTCGTCTATGCGGCCGCGCTCGAAAATGGCTATACGCCTTCGACGCAAATCCTCGACTCCCCGTTTGTCTATTTTGATCAGGTAACGGGCCAGACCTGGAAGCCTCAGAACTATTCTGCGGGGCGCAGCTATGGCGAAGTGACCATGCGCACCGCGCTGGAGCGCTCCTTCAACCAGGTGACCGCGCGTGTGGCCGTCGATATCGGCATGGAAGATGTGTCCGAGCTTGCCGAGCGGTTCGGTCTCTATGACGATCTGCCAGCCTATCCGGCGATGGCGCTGGGCTCTGGTGACACCACGCCCTGGCGGATGGCGCGCGGCTATGCTGCTTTCGTCAATGGCGGCAAGGAAGTGACGCCAACGCTGCTGGACCGTGTTCAGGACCGGCACGGCCAGACGCTCTATCGCCATGACAAGCGCGCCTGCGAAGGCTGCGTCTCGGAAAGCTGGGACGGCGAAACGCCGCCAGAGCTTGCCGACGACCGCGAACAGCTGATCGACCCGGTGATCGCCTATCAGGTCGTGCACATGCTTGAAGGCGTGGTGGAGCGCGGGACGGCCCGGCGCGCAGCCAGCCTCAACAAGCCTCTGGCCGGCAAGACCGGGACGACGAACGATTATTTCGATGCGCTCTTCTATGGCTTCTCGCCGGACCTCGTCGTTGGTGTCTGGGTCGGGTTTGACCAGCCGCGAACGCTTGGAAATGGTGAGGCGGGCGGCTCGGTCGCCCTGCCGGTCTTCGTTAATTTCATGAAAGAAGCGCTCGAGGATGCGCCCGCCATGCCGTTCCGTATCCCGCCCGGTGTGCGGCTTGTTTCGGTCGATCATGATACCGGCGGTCTGCCGACATCGAGATCGGGTGAGGTCATTGTCGAAGCCTTCCGGCCGGGCACAGAGCCGGGTGCGGTCTTTGACGAGGATGATGGGTTCTCCATCTCGGGCAATCAGGGCGCCAGCATGTTTGGCGGCAATGATACGGCCGATCCTTCCGCAGAAGGCTTCGGTGACAATCCGCCTGAGGAAGATGATGTCGCGGACGAGAATTTGGGCGGGATTTATTGA
- a CDS encoding N-acetylmuramoyl-L-alanine amidase, producing MTISVRYFILVVCASVWLCVSAWAGEISEIRVEGEGEYTRITLASNGEIHHGIFSLSEAGDLFVTVDFPGSRVADRAVTPPPTGAVSSYEILGGGIAFRLKKPVTVSRALSVGPTSSDPRHRLVVDLVRVAPNRFDRDASIDVDRRAAFFAGGGVSETLEVAETQAPPRKRVIVIDPGHGGRDPGASAQDATREKVVVLKTAQALKTYLDATGRYSVFLTRDDDTYIEHEDRVSMARNWGADLFISIHADAAGNRSVSGATVYTLNTRGEGRVDPTANKHGWHLPIEDGTSREVASILTDLTKRETKTNSSIFAELLIPELSRAGPVVRNSHRQENFFVLLAPDVPAVLVEVGFLTNRADAARLASADGRNRAARAIANAIDSYFDRPAGHTAVN from the coding sequence ATGACCATTTCAGTTCGGTATTTTATTCTAGTTGTCTGCGCTTCCGTCTGGCTGTGTGTCAGCGCGTGGGCGGGCGAAATCAGCGAAATTCGCGTCGAGGGTGAGGGCGAGTACACCCGAATCACACTTGCCTCGAATGGAGAGATCCACCACGGGATCTTCTCTCTGTCTGAAGCGGGTGACCTTTTCGTTACTGTCGACTTTCCGGGTTCGCGCGTTGCTGACCGGGCCGTAACGCCGCCCCCAACAGGCGCGGTATCATCCTATGAAATCCTCGGGGGCGGGATCGCCTTCAGATTGAAAAAACCCGTGACCGTCTCCCGCGCGCTTAGCGTTGGCCCGACAAGCAGCGATCCGCGCCATCGTCTGGTCGTTGACCTTGTCCGCGTTGCGCCCAACCGGTTCGACAGGGACGCTTCCATCGATGTCGACCGGCGCGCGGCCTTCTTCGCGGGCGGCGGCGTCAGCGAAACTCTCGAGGTTGCAGAAACGCAAGCGCCGCCACGCAAACGCGTCATTGTCATCGATCCGGGCCACGGCGGGCGCGACCCCGGGGCGTCTGCGCAAGATGCAACGCGCGAAAAAGTGGTTGTGCTGAAAACGGCGCAGGCCCTGAAAACCTATCTCGACGCAACGGGGCGTTATTCGGTTTTCCTCACCCGCGACGACGACACCTATATCGAGCATGAAGACCGCGTCTCCATGGCGCGTAACTGGGGCGCCGATCTCTTTATCTCTATCCATGCCGATGCAGCTGGGAACCGCTCTGTGTCCGGGGCGACCGTCTATACCCTCAATACACGCGGCGAGGGCAGGGTGGACCCGACGGCAAACAAGCATGGCTGGCATTTGCCGATCGAGGATGGCACCTCGCGCGAAGTGGCGAGCATCCTGACCGACCTCACCAAGCGGGAAACCAAAACGAATTCATCGATCTTCGCAGAGTTGCTGATCCCGGAACTCAGCCGGGCAGGGCCGGTCGTCCGCAACAGTCACCGCCAGGAGAACTTCTTCGTTCTTCTGGCGCCAGATGTTCCGGCTGTTCTGGTCGAGGTCGGCTTTCTGACGAATCGCGCAGATGCTGCGCGTCTGGCCTCTGCCGACGGGCGAAACCGCGCCGCGCGGGCCATTGCAAACGCGATTGATAGCTATTTTGACCGTCCAGCAGGCCATACTGCAGTAAATTAG
- a CDS encoding ribonuclease E/G produces MSKLMLIDAVHPEETRVALVSDGRVDDFDFETTGKEQLRGNIYLAKVTRVEPSLQACFVEYGGNRHGFLAFNEIHPDYYQLPQADREALLQDAARAAVDDDDDGFAADDPHDDDDDASSDDGDGDDSENESDADEAASEAAAAKPRPQASSKRYKIQEVIRRRQVMLVQVVKEERGNKGAALTTFLSLAGRYSVLMPNTPRGGGISRKIANGADRKRLKEIMSSLDVPTGMGLIVRTAGAKRTKTDIRRDYEYLQKLWDNIRGRTMESIAPCIIHEEGGLVHRAMRDMFDKDIEEVIIQGQAAYREAKDLSKMIMPTQAKKVKQWKSAAPLFVSEAVEEQLDSIFSPTVQMKSGGYLVINQTEALVAVDVNSGKATKERNIEQTALRTNLEAAEEVCRQMRLRDLAGLIVIDFIDMDENKNNRAVEKKLKDCLKFDRARVQSGKISQFGLMEISRQRRRAGVLQATSDPCDACDGTGRRRSVPSAALQLLRALEARAAGGGLASITVHAPTDVALYLLNNKREAVTEIEDVAGFAISIQSSEELLPGDFRIDAEKDPNYKSRRGRKSDRNRHISGDADDDQLPDEGDEMAEDDVEEDDSETEADAGSEADTDDDGDNQQSSDDGSDNDDSSGSSRKRRRRGRRGGRRRRREPNPVVPLDGGALLDGIAHSVAMMIDEEPPALPDPDEANRSNSAQPQLAKAVALDAIKQDDGDSKGESNSSEDDGAEKEDKPKPRRSRSRRSRGGRRPSQKANAEAEGTDAKADDAVSSPEQEAPSSDQTASEQPTQDKAPAEEVAAPTPAPKEPEPVAAAADTAKETETPEEPSAAAVSEPGKPVASEPVLVADEKQAPAKEEKKEEKPKRRGWWARRR; encoded by the coding sequence ATGAGCAAATTGATGCTGATCGATGCGGTCCACCCGGAGGAAACCCGGGTCGCGCTCGTATCGGATGGACGCGTAGATGACTTCGATTTCGAAACCACAGGCAAGGAACAGCTAAGAGGCAATATCTACCTCGCCAAGGTGACGCGGGTCGAACCCTCGCTCCAGGCCTGTTTTGTTGAGTATGGCGGCAACCGCCACGGCTTTCTCGCTTTCAACGAAATCCATCCAGACTATTACCAGCTTCCCCAGGCAGACCGCGAAGCGCTGCTTCAGGATGCCGCCCGCGCCGCCGTCGATGATGACGATGACGGTTTTGCAGCTGACGATCCTCATGATGATGACGACGACGCCAGCAGCGATGATGGTGACGGCGACGATAGCGAAAATGAGTCCGATGCTGATGAAGCTGCCTCTGAAGCGGCTGCCGCCAAGCCGCGGCCGCAGGCAAGCTCCAAACGCTACAAGATCCAGGAAGTCATTCGCCGCCGGCAGGTGATGCTGGTCCAGGTGGTCAAGGAAGAGCGCGGCAACAAAGGCGCAGCGCTTACCACTTTCCTGTCGCTGGCCGGCCGCTACAGCGTTCTTATGCCGAATACGCCGCGCGGCGGCGGCATTTCCCGCAAGATTGCGAACGGTGCTGACCGCAAACGGTTGAAGGAAATCATGTCCAGCCTCGACGTGCCGACCGGCATGGGGCTGATCGTGCGCACGGCCGGTGCCAAACGCACCAAGACCGACATCCGCCGCGACTATGAATACCTCCAGAAGCTCTGGGACAATATCCGTGGCCGGACCATGGAATCGATCGCGCCCTGCATCATTCATGAAGAAGGCGGCCTCGTTCACCGCGCCATGCGCGACATGTTCGACAAGGATATCGAGGAAGTCATCATCCAGGGTCAGGCGGCCTATAGAGAGGCAAAAGACCTCTCCAAGATGATCATGCCGACGCAGGCAAAGAAGGTGAAACAGTGGAAATCCGCTGCGCCGCTCTTTGTCTCTGAGGCAGTTGAAGAACAGCTGGACTCCATCTTCTCGCCGACCGTGCAGATGAAGTCGGGCGGCTATCTGGTCATCAACCAGACAGAAGCCCTGGTTGCCGTCGACGTGAACTCTGGCAAGGCGACGAAAGAACGCAATATCGAGCAGACCGCCCTGCGCACCAATCTGGAAGCAGCCGAAGAAGTCTGCCGCCAGATGCGCCTTCGCGATCTCGCCGGCCTCATCGTGATCGATTTCATCGACATGGATGAGAACAAGAACAATCGCGCGGTTGAAAAGAAGCTGAAAGACTGCCTCAAATTCGACCGGGCCCGCGTGCAGAGCGGCAAGATCTCTCAGTTTGGTCTGATGGAAATTTCACGTCAGCGCCGCCGCGCCGGTGTGCTTCAGGCAACATCTGATCCGTGCGATGCATGTGATGGGACAGGCCGGCGCCGGTCGGTTCCGTCTGCAGCGCTCCAGCTCCTTCGCGCGCTGGAAGCGCGCGCCGCAGGTGGCGGACTCGCCTCCATCACTGTCCACGCCCCCACCGACGTGGCGCTCTACCTTCTCAACAATAAGCGCGAAGCGGTTACCGAGATTGAGGACGTCGCCGGCTTTGCGATCTCCATCCAGTCGTCAGAAGAACTCCTTCCCGGCGATTTCCGGATCGATGCCGAGAAGGACCCGAATTACAAATCCCGCCGTGGCCGCAAATCGGACCGTAATCGTCATATCAGCGGCGACGCCGATGACGATCAGCTGCCCGATGAGGGCGACGAAATGGCAGAGGACGATGTCGAGGAAGATGATTCCGAGACTGAGGCTGATGCCGGGTCCGAAGCCGACACGGACGATGATGGCGACAATCAGCAGTCATCGGATGATGGCTCCGACAATGACGACTCGTCAGGCAGCTCACGCAAGCGCAGGCGCCGCGGTCGCCGCGGCGGTCGCCGCAGACGGCGCGAGCCAAACCCTGTCGTGCCACTGGATGGCGGCGCGCTTCTTGATGGCATCGCGCACAGCGTCGCCATGATGATCGATGAGGAGCCACCTGCCCTCCCCGATCCAGATGAAGCCAACCGGTCGAATTCGGCCCAGCCGCAACTTGCCAAGGCTGTCGCGCTTGATGCCATCAAACAGGATGATGGCGACTCGAAGGGCGAAAGCAATTCGAGCGAAGACGATGGCGCAGAGAAGGAAGACAAACCAAAGCCGCGCCGGTCGCGCTCACGCCGCAGTCGTGGTGGACGTCGCCCGTCGCAGAAGGCGAACGCCGAGGCTGAAGGAACGGACGCCAAAGCAGACGATGCGGTAAGCTCGCCAGAGCAAGAGGCGCCATCGAGCGACCAGACCGCTTCCGAACAGCCGACGCAGGACAAGGCCCCTGCCGAAGAGGTCGCAGCGCCAACGCCGGCGCCGAAGGAGCCCGAACCTGTCGCGGCAGCAGCTGATACGGCTAAGGAAACTGAAACACCGGAGGAGCCTTCTGCCGCCGCCGTTTCCGAGCCCGGAAAACCTGTCGCCAGCGAACCCGTTCTCGTCGCCGACGAAAAACAGGCTCCGGCCAAGGAAGAGAAAAAAGAAGAGAAGCCGAAACGGCGTGGCTGGTGGGCCCGCCGTCGCTAA
- a CDS encoding Glu/Leu/Phe/Val family dehydrogenase produces the protein MFDHPSFDGHEGVHMFEDKASGLKAIIAVHSTALGPAAGGCRMWNYDTGEEALRDALRLSKGMSFKNAMAGLPLGGGKAVIWGNSKTDKSPALFEAFGRAINSLNGSYYTAEDVGISPKDMEIVATQTKYVAGLDQGDAASGDPSPITALGVYRGIKASAKRVFGTDDLSGRTIAVQGVGHVGGYLCDHLAEEGATLIIADIDEALLKDVSARTGATVVATDEIYDQYVDIFSPNALGAVINPQTLPRLKAKVVAGGANNQLSIAEMDAALRDRGILYAPDYVINGGGIINVAAEISGAYSRNWVMGKLNVLIETLGEVLDEALSRNAPTNEVAEQIARTRIAAAQSA, from the coding sequence ATGTTCGACCATCCTTCCTTCGACGGTCATGAAGGCGTCCATATGTTCGAAGACAAGGCGAGTGGCCTGAAAGCCATTATCGCGGTGCATTCGACGGCGCTTGGGCCAGCGGCGGGCGGATGCCGGATGTGGAATTATGATACCGGGGAAGAAGCGCTTCGCGATGCCCTGCGCCTCTCCAAGGGGATGAGTTTCAAGAATGCCATGGCGGGCCTGCCGCTCGGCGGCGGCAAGGCCGTTATCTGGGGCAATTCGAAAACCGACAAGTCACCGGCCCTGTTCGAGGCGTTCGGTCGTGCGATCAATTCACTGAACGGTTCGTACTATACCGCCGAAGACGTGGGGATCAGCCCGAAAGACATGGAAATCGTGGCGACGCAGACGAAATACGTCGCCGGACTGGACCAGGGCGATGCGGCGAGCGGCGACCCATCGCCGATCACCGCGCTTGGCGTCTATCGCGGCATCAAGGCCAGTGCAAAGCGCGTTTTTGGTACAGATGACCTCTCGGGGCGCACCATTGCGGTCCAGGGCGTCGGTCATGTTGGCGGTTATCTCTGCGATCATCTCGCGGAAGAGGGCGCGACCCTCATCATTGCGGACATTGATGAGGCATTGCTGAAAGATGTCAGCGCGCGTACCGGGGCCACGGTCGTCGCGACAGACGAGATCTATGATCAGTATGTCGACATCTTCTCGCCGAACGCGCTTGGCGCGGTCATCAATCCGCAGACGCTGCCGCGTCTGAAAGCCAAAGTCGTTGCAGGCGGCGCGAACAATCAGCTTTCCATCGCCGAAATGGACGCCGCTCTCCGTGACCGGGGCATCCTCTATGCACCAGATTACGTCATCAATGGCGGCGGCATCATCAATGTGGCTGCGGAGATTTCCGGTGCCTATTCGAGAAACTGGGTCATGGGCAAGCTGAACGTCCTCATCGAGACGCTGGGCGAAGTGCTCGACGAAGCACTGAGCCGGAACGCGCCGACAAATGAGGTGGCCGAGCAGATTGCACGCACACGCATTGCGGCGGCGCAATCTGCCTGA
- a CDS encoding alpha/beta fold hydrolase gives MTDGQVQPDLAPELSTFVSFDGAELGLTVWDAEPAPAEREHVILGVHGMNDYANAFHMAAPWFAARGVKTYAYDQRGFGRSIGRGIWPDPELMRKDLRVAVDLVRARHPDATLTLVGISMGGSVTMTAFGSDNPPEGVDRLILSGPGLRGWGAMNWLYRGALWLSAHSRPGWVVRPPRGVKIEPSDNIEMLRRMMADPLRMTDNRIDQVYGVVALMEEAHAAAPKLPASMPTLLTYGAKDIVIPPAGMKRTIRSLPEHVRTAYYPKGYHMLLRDLQAEIVYADMWAFMQDPSASLPSGVSAIPDR, from the coding sequence ATGACTGATGGGCAGGTCCAGCCGGACCTCGCGCCGGAGCTTTCGACCTTTGTCAGTTTCGATGGGGCGGAGCTTGGCCTGACAGTCTGGGACGCTGAGCCCGCGCCAGCCGAACGCGAGCACGTCATTCTTGGCGTTCATGGCATGAATGACTACGCCAACGCCTTTCACATGGCCGCGCCATGGTTCGCCGCGCGCGGTGTGAAGACCTATGCCTATGACCAGCGAGGGTTTGGCCGGTCCATCGGGCGGGGCATCTGGCCTGACCCGGAGCTGATGCGGAAGGATTTGCGCGTTGCGGTAGATCTGGTGCGCGCGCGTCATCCAGATGCGACGCTAACGCTGGTCGGGATATCGATGGGCGGGTCGGTCACGATGACCGCGTTCGGGTCGGATAATCCGCCTGAAGGCGTGGACAGGTTGATCCTGTCCGGGCCGGGTCTGCGCGGCTGGGGCGCCATGAACTGGCTCTATCGCGGGGCCCTCTGGCTTTCTGCACATTCGCGGCCAGGATGGGTTGTCCGGCCTCCGCGCGGGGTCAAGATCGAGCCTTCGGACAATATCGAGATGCTGCGCCGGATGATGGCAGACCCACTGCGCATGACGGACAACCGGATTGATCAGGTCTACGGCGTCGTCGCCCTCATGGAGGAAGCGCATGCCGCCGCACCAAAGCTGCCCGCATCGATGCCCACGCTTCTGACCTATGGTGCCAAGGACATTGTCATCCCGCCAGCAGGCATGAAACGGACCATCCGGAGCCTGCCCGAACATGTGCGTACCGCCTACTATCCCAAGGGGTATCATATGCTGCTGAGAGACCTTCAGGCTGAAATCGTCTACGCCGATATGTGGGCTTTCATGCAAGATCCTTCTGCAAGCTTGCCGTCGGGCGTATCTGCCATTCCAGACAGGTGA
- a CDS encoding uracil-DNA glycosylase family protein, producing the protein MAQVNDELNTYLEQLRACTICAGQMQRSPNPIVRAAKGARILIASQAPGNLADRSSRPFADPSGVRLREWMGVSEEEFYDESRVVIAPMGFCFPGYDKNGGDLPPMKVCAPTWRPGLLERLPDIKLVLAIGGYAQKWHLGPDASRTLTETVRSWRTHLEAGILPTPHPSWRNNAWLKRNPWFAADVLPVLRQKVRDLL; encoded by the coding sequence TTGGCGCAAGTGAACGATGAGCTGAACACCTATCTTGAACAATTACGCGCCTGCACGATCTGCGCAGGCCAGATGCAGCGTTCGCCAAACCCCATTGTCAGAGCCGCAAAGGGGGCGCGCATCCTGATTGCGAGCCAGGCGCCGGGAAACCTCGCCGACCGTTCATCCAGGCCATTTGCAGACCCGTCCGGCGTGCGCCTGCGCGAATGGATGGGTGTCAGCGAAGAAGAATTTTATGACGAGTCCCGGGTCGTGATTGCGCCCATGGGCTTCTGCTTTCCAGGCTATGACAAAAATGGCGGCGACCTGCCGCCCATGAAAGTCTGCGCGCCCACCTGGCGGCCGGGACTTCTGGAGCGCTTGCCAGATATCAAACTGGTTCTGGCCATCGGCGGCTATGCTCAGAAATGGCACCTTGGACCTGACGCCTCGCGAACGCTAACCGAAACAGTTCGTAGCTGGCGTACCCATCTGGAGGCCGGTATCCTGCCGACACCCCATCCAAGCTGGCGCAACAATGCCTGGCTGAAGAGGAACCCGTGGTTTGCGGCAGATGTCCTGCCTGTGCTGCGCCAGAAAGTGAGAGACCTGCTTTGA
- a CDS encoding pirin family protein: protein MSDPVDLVIDARPRDLGGGFKVRRVLPFHKRKLVGPFIFFDHFGPVDYPPGKGFDVRAHPHIGLATVTYLFDGAIHHKDTVGSDITIRPGAVNWMVAGKGIVHSERTPDAERQTGMRMHGIQTWVALPKTHEACDPYFTHHPADTLPEFDLGGARARLLAGKAWGHRSPVEFPWGIWYLGISAPDGAAFDVPGDAADERAIYVAGGTVEIAGKTYGDGCMIILKPGERAEITASAHSHLMLAGGQTMDGPRLIDWNFVASRRELIDEARADWTRSIEENWIGTRFGLPDGEEDYIALPGPG, encoded by the coding sequence ATGTCAGACCCTGTAGACCTTGTCATCGATGCGAGGCCCAGAGACCTTGGCGGCGGCTTCAAGGTTCGCCGGGTGCTTCCCTTCCATAAGCGCAAACTGGTCGGGCCGTTTATCTTCTTCGATCATTTCGGACCTGTCGACTATCCGCCCGGCAAGGGCTTCGATGTGCGCGCCCATCCCCATATCGGTCTGGCAACCGTCACCTATCTTTTCGATGGCGCGATCCATCACAAGGACACCGTCGGCTCTGACATCACGATCAGGCCGGGCGCGGTCAACTGGATGGTCGCTGGCAAGGGCATCGTGCATTCGGAACGAACCCCTGACGCCGAACGCCAAACCGGCATGCGCATGCACGGCATCCAGACCTGGGTCGCTCTGCCAAAGACACATGAGGCCTGCGACCCCTACTTTACGCACCACCCGGCAGATACGCTACCGGAGTTTGACCTCGGCGGCGCGCGCGCCCGGCTTCTTGCCGGTAAAGCCTGGGGCCACCGCTCCCCTGTCGAGTTTCCATGGGGGATCTGGTACCTCGGCATTTCTGCGCCCGACGGCGCCGCTTTCGACGTTCCAGGCGACGCCGCAGATGAGCGCGCCATCTATGTCGCCGGAGGAACGGTCGAGATCGCGGGAAAGACCTATGGCGATGGCTGCATGATCATTCTTAAACCCGGCGAACGCGCTGAGATCACTGCCTCAGCGCACAGCCATCTGATGCTGGCCGGAGGTCAGACCATGGATGGACCACGCCTGATCGACTGGAATTTCGTCGCCAGCCGCCGCGAGCTTATCGATGAGGCACGTGCCGACTGGACGCGCTCCATCGAAGAAAACTGGATTGGCACCCGGTTTGGCCTCCCCGATGGTGAAGAAGACTATATCGCTCTGCCCGGTCCTGGCTGA